Genomic DNA from Haloarcula marina:
CCCCGACAGCAACAGGAACGCCGTGGCGAACCCGGCGGGGAGGGCGAGACCGGCGGCGACAGTCCGCGGCGAGATGCGGTCGGGGGCGAGCGTGTGGGCGACGACGACAGCGCCGCCGACCGCTGCCGCCGCGAGGTTCCACAGCGCGTGGTACTGGACCGCCTCGCCGAGGGCCAGTTCGAGTCCGGCGATACCGCCGAGGACGACGGCCAGCGCGAACGCGAGGGACACGAGATACGACCCGACGAGCCGTCCCGTCGCCTCGGTGGCGGCGGTCCGAACCGCCGGTATCCGGCAGACGCCGTACGTCGCGAGCGGCACCATCGGATGGAGGTATCGCACGGTGAGTTGGCTGTAGGTCAGCGCCCGAGAGAGGTACACGACGGTCAGGACGGCGGCCACTGCAACGACGAGGAGGTCCGTCTGTCGAATCGGCGAGAGCGTTCGCGGGTCAACGCGTGCGAGCGCGTCTCGTCCGTCCTCGCGCAGTCGCCGTCCGACCAGCGCCGGGAGCGCGAGGAGCGCCCCCAGTATCGGCGTCGATTCCAAGACGGTGAGTTCGATGACCTCGTAGCTGTTGAGTCGGTAGGGAATCCCCGGGATATGGCCGCTCCGGACGAACGTGTGCCACATCTGCGTCGGGTTCCCCAGCGTCGCCACACCGTCGACGACGGCCCCGACCACGAACTCCGATACGGGACCGGCGGTGTCGCGGGCCGTCGAGAGGAACCCGCCGTCGGAATCTCTCCCGACTCGCTCACCGCCGCCGGACTCGCTGCTCGTGCCCGCGGACCCGTCCGCCGCGGGACCGCCCGAGTCACCGCCGGGCGCGTCGGTCCCGCCGTCCGCCGACGGCGAGAACTCCACGTCACCGCCCTCGACGTTCGGGAGCAGGCGCGGCGGTTCAGCGGGGTTCCCGGAGATGGCGTAGTTGGTCGCCAGCATCGGTGCCGTCGCCAGCAACAGCGCCGCGCCGAGGACCGCCAGCGTCCGGGTGTCGGTCCGCCGAGCGGTCGCGAGGTCGACGACGGCGAGCGTCCCGACGAGGAAGAACGCCTCGAAGGCGTGAGTCCACGTGACGAACCCCGCGAATCCGTACGCGAACGCCCGCGCTACCAGCGCGGTCCGTCCCTCCCGGCGTCGACTCACCGCGAACGCGTACACCGCCCAGAGGGTCAGCGCCGCCACGAGCGTGTGCCGTTTCGGAATCGTCGCCCAGAAGCCGACCGGCGTCGCGACGCCAAGCGCTACCCCGGCAACGAGGCCGAGACGCCGCCCGTGGAACTCACTTACCAGTCGGTACATCGCCAGTCCCGCGGCCGCCGCGGCCAGCATCGTCGACAGTTGGTAGGCCGCGAGCGCGAGGCGGTCGGTGTCGAGATCCGTCGCCACCGGGAGGGTCGCGACGAACAGCACTGCGACGACCAGTCCGCCCATGGGCCGTATCCACCCCGCGTCGACGGTGTCGAGGCGGTCGAGTTGCCCGACGAAGACGAGGGCGACGCCCGCCCACAGTCCCGCCAACAGAAGGCGCGGGTCGACGACGACGGCCAGCGCCTCCAAGGCCCACACCAGCGGGACCGCGAGCGCGAGCTGACCGTAGTTACGGCCGTACAGCAACCCGTCGTACCGGTGCAGACCCGGCTGTGACCCCAGCGTGAGCGAGTAGGGAATCCGCGTGACGTGCAACTGGCCGTCGGCCAGCGCGACGAGCGTGTTCGCCGTCGCGTACGTGTCCTGGATGAAAAACCCTACTCGCCACGTCAGCCCGAACCAACAGAGCAGACCCAGCCAGAGGACCAGTCCGTGTCGGTCGCCGAAGACGAGGCGGCCGACCGTTCGAGCGCGGTCACGGATGGTCGCCGAACGGCTCACGTCGCGACCTCCACGGTGGCGTTCTCACGGTACACCGTCTTTGCGTCGGTAAAGCTCTGGACGCGAACTGCTACCCGCCCCTCGTACTGCGTCGCCGTGGCTGACCCGCTTTCGAGTCCGCGGTCGCCCGGGTCGAGTCGGTAGGTCCCCGCGTCGGTCACCACCACGCTGTCGGTCAGTTCGATGTCGAGTCCCGGGACCGCGACGACGTAGACGAGTCGCGGTCGGTCGGTTACGGTCGCGACCGTCACGGTCGCCGTCGGAACTCGGACGTACTCGACGCCGGTCCCGAATCGCCCCCCTGTGACCCGCAGCGTCTCCGTTTCGACGGCGACCTCGTCGACCGTCGCGGTCCCGTCGCCGAACGCCGACGGCGGGTCACTCGTTACGTCGACACCGACGACCGGCCCGGTGACGAGCGCGACGACTACGACGAGGAGCGCGACACTACTCGACAGGTACCGGCGGGCCATCGCTTGCCCTACCAACGACACTCGGCGGTGTTAAACATCTCGGCACGCCGAATCGGCCTCAGAACTCCGCGCCGTCGCGCTCCTCGACGTGTTCGACGAGGTCGGCGATGCTGTCGTCGGGAGCGAGTCCCGTCGAGCGAACCATCGCTTTGAAACTGCCCGGCGGGAACTTCACGGGGACGTTCGACTCCGAGAGGAGGATGCCGAGAACGTCCTCGACGGCCGTCGAGCCGTCTATCTGCCGCCCGTACCAGAGCATAAAACTCTCGAAGACGGTGACGATATCGTTCGAAACGAGCTGTTGCTGGTCGACGTTTCCGTCGAACTTCGCGGTCACGTCGAAGCCGTAGCGACCGTTCGAGTCGGCCATCTGCTCGGCCAGCCACCGATGAACGTTCGCGTCAGTGAATTCCGGCGTTGCCGGTTCCGGCTCCGGTTGGGGCTCGGGTGTCGCATCCGAATCGACCTGATTGCCGTAGGCGTCGTCCGTTCGCACGTCCGGCGAGACGACGTACCGGTCCTCGTCGATCTCCGTGACGTGCTCGTCGTCGGCGATATCCAACTCTTCGGGGGAGAGTATCTTGCCGTCTTCTGGATTTGGTTCGTCTGACCCCCGGGCCATACCGTCTAGTGTGGTAGGGAGTGGTATAATTCCGTCGCTGGTCGGGTTGGTGCGAGAAAAGAGAGAGCGCGCCTGCTTAGAGCGTGACGGCGGAGTTGCCGGACAGGGTTTCCGGAACGACCAGACGGACGGTGGTGGTACCACCAGACTGGGTGTTCAGTTGGATGGTGGCCGTCGCACCTTCACCGAGGCCCGACGAGCCGAGGTCGACTGCGCTGAACGTCAGCGTCGCGCGGTCGGACGGGTCGTTGAGGACTTGGCTGTCGGTAATCGAGGAGTCGTCGTCTTGGACTGTCGAGACGCTGTACGCGGTCCCGTTGGGTGCGCCGTTGGCGCTCGCCCCCTGCACGAGGTCGTAGGATCCAGAGGAATCGACCCACTGTGCAATCGTGCTACCGAGGTCGATGTTCGCCGCGCCGGGCGCTTTCTTGACGGTGATTTCCACGGTATCGACTTGCTTGTTGGTGTTGTCGATGTCCGTCCCAACCGTACTGACGACTTCGAGGCGGTTGGTCACTTGGTCACTGCTCTGTTGTCCGGTTTCCTCAGCGCTGCTCTGGAGGAATCCGGCGGTATTGATGAGGACGCCCGCGGCGATCGCCGCGACCAGCACCATCGCGATGAACACGATGAGCGTACCGATACCGACCTGCCCGCGGTCGTCGTCGTTTCGTAGTTTCCTAACCATTGGTATTCCGGGCCTGTCTGACCCTAGCAACACTCTACATTTCACCAGTAATAATACCTCTCCTCGAAATATCTCTGCTGATAACAGGGGTTTCGAACCGCCTAACTGCCATATAACATAATTCCTACGAAGAAATATGGCGCCACAGTCTCCTGTTACGACCATCCGCGTCCCGTGTATCGGGAGTCGGTGTATGTAGGCTTCTGTATCGGCCGAAGCAGTCAGAAGTGCCACCGCTGGTCGGGCTGGTGCGAGAAAAGAGAGAGCGCGCCTGCTTAGAGCGTGACGGCGGAGTTGCCGGACAGGGTTTCCGGAACGACGAGGCGGACGGTGGTGGTGCCACCGGACTGGGTGTTCAGTTGGATGGTGGCCGTCGCACCTTCACCGAGGCCCGACGAGCCGAGGTCGACCGCGCTGAACGTCAGCGTCGCGCGGTCGGACGGGTCGTTGAGGACTTGGCTGTCGGTAATCGAGGAATCGTCGTCTTGGACTGTCGAGACGCTGTACGCGGTCCCGTTGGGTGCGCCGTTGGCGCTCGCCCCCTGCACGAGGTCGTAGGATCCGGAGGAATCGACCCACTGTGCAATCGTGCTACCGAGGTCGATGTTCGCCGCGCCGGGCGCTTTCTTGACGGTGATTTCCACGGTATCGACTTCCTTGTTGGTGTTGTCGATGTCCGTCCCGACTGTACTGACGACTTCGAGGCGGTTGGTCACTTGGTCACTGCTCTGCTGTCCGGTTTCCTCGGCGCTGCTCTGAAGGAATCCGGCGGTATTGATGAGGACGCCCGCGGCGATCGCCGCGACCAGCACCATCGCGATGAACACGATGAGCGTACCGATACCGACCTGCCCACGGTCGTCGTCGTTTCGTAGTTTCCTAAACATTGGTATTCCGGGTTGGATTACCCTACCGGCACACTGTATTCCACCAGTAATAATACCATTCCCCAAAATATCCCAGTTGATAACAGCATTCGTAGGCACTCTATTGCGCGAATTCGTCGAAGAATGGTTCTAGATGCCTGTTTATTCTCCATTTGAGAGTTGGTCCGGAAGAAAGTCACAGTCGCTGGGTGAGCGGTCGGCGTCGGGGTGATTGTCGCCGCGATTGCACAGGTCCAAACGGGGTCGGTTCTCACGCGTGCGCGCACGAGAGTGTATACAGGAAAGCAAGCGATGCGACTAGCCGCGGTCGTCGCGCTATTCGTAGGTGACGAGGCTATACATCACGAACAGGTATCCGAACGTCGTCAGTCCGCTGTTGACCAGCAGGAGCGATTTCACGCCTTCGAAGTCGTTGATGAACGCGCTAATCATCGTCGCCGCCGCACCCGCGACGGCGAGCGAGAACCCCAGCGAGAGGTGGAGCATCGCCTGTCGGGACGTTTGGACGTACGCCCGCATCGCCATCCCGACCATAGTGAGGCCAGCGACGACGAACACCAGCGTCGAGATAGCATAGAGGAGTTCGATCATCGGCACTGTCTACGGTTACGCCGAACCCTCTCTTAAATCCACGCACGGAAATATCTGTCCTGATAATTAGGAGATAATGCGAATTTCGGACGCTATCCGTCGGAAAGCGTGCGCCACGCTTCGTCGAGCTTGTTGGTCACTTCCGAACGCTCCTCGACGTGGACCGTCAGGTCGTCTTCGAAGTCGACCCGCACTTCGTCGACGTTGCGGCGGTAGACTTTGATGCGTCGGCGGTCGTCTGAGAGGATATTGTCGTGGAGTTCGAGAAGGTCGTGTTCGGTGAGTTCGTCGATTCGACGGTAGCAGGTCGCAATCGGAATTCCGAGTTCGTCGCTCAAGTCTTGCGCCGAAACCGGTTCGTCGGTGGCATCGAGGATTTCGGCGCTGTATTTATTCCCCAGCGTCTGTAGAAGATCCGCTGAAGCCATCGTTATCACATCATGAATTTTGAATTTTATAAAACTATCGCCGATGATACTTGCCGATATGGGCCATTGAAACGTTTTTCTCCCAAAGTGCGGTAATCTGCGTTATGAACCGTCGAGCGGAGCGTTTTAAACGATAATAATGGGGGTAACGGGGGGCCTAAATCGGTGATTCCTCCTCGCTCATCATCGAGAAGGCACTGGCGTTCTGATGGACCTGAATCCCGCCCCAATCTATCTCCATCGGATAGATATCGGTCTCGATATTCTGCTTGCGCATCTTCGCGACCCAGACGTAGCGGCTGACCCCGGAGTCGGTGGGAGTCTGGATGAGGTAGATGTTCCCGTCGGTGAGGTAGTTCTCCAGTCCGATTTCGGTGTCCGGGAAGACGGCTCCCTGCTCGTTGGTCATCAGCGTCGTCAGGCCGTTGCTCCGAAGGATGTCGGTGAACTTCAGGAGGTAGGTCCGCTTCTCGGTCTCGTCTTCGAAGAAGAGGTTGAACATCGCCAGCGAGTCGAGGACGAGTCGGTCGTAGGACTCGTCTTCGAGGTCGTCCAACAGGAGGTCGAGCGAGGACGAGAAGTCGTTCTCGCGGAGGAGGACCTGCTTGTCGTACACCTTGATGTCGCCGTTGTCGACGTACTCGGGCCACTTATCGAAGCCGATGGACTCGGCTGCCTGCCGGAGGTCCGACTCGTTCTCTTCGAAGGAGAGGTAGATGCCGGATTCGTCGAACATCTCGACACCGTTGTAAATGTACTGGAGACAGAGGATGGATTTCCCCGCGCCCGGGTTGCCGCTGATGAGCGTCGTCGAGTTCTTCACGATACCGCCGTTGAGGATGTCGTCGAGGCCGTCGATGCCTGTCTTTGTGAGTTCAATCATATCGGATGTGTGGGTGGTTAAGTTAGTTAACGGTGGGTAGCGGGTCGTAAAAAGTCTTTTTCACGGGTTCCGCGGTCCGTACGCTCACCCGTGGCTGTGGACGATTGCGGGGTCGACCCAGATGACGAAGTCGTCGTCCCGCTTGACGACGCCGCGAATCGACCCCGTGTCGTTGCCCGGCGACTGGTCGACCTGTTCCGGGGAGATTTGGACGACTTGGAACACCTCGTCGACCAGCCATCCGGCCGCACCCTGGTCGCGGACGATGTCCGGGTCGAAGACGATGATGCGCTTTCCCTCGCTGTCGTCGTCGATGCCGAACACGACTTTCGGGTTGACGATGGAGGTGGTCCGTCCTCTGAGGTCCATGACGCCCTCGACGTGGGGCGGCGCGTTCGGGACCTGTGTCAGATCGCCGATATCGACGATCTCGGTCACGTAGTCGATGCTGACGCAGTACGTTTCCTCGCCGAGTTTGAATTCGAGTACTTGCCCGGTGGTTGCTGACTGTGCTGACATAGGTCCCGGAGTATCTGGAGGTAGGGCGGGACGCGCGTATAAAGCTACCCGCTGTGCTATCAACTTTGATTACGTGGGCGGAGTCTTTATTTCGGGCGGAACGGGAGTACGGCGTAGGAATGCAGATGCTCCGCTCGCAAACGACCTCGTCGCAGGGGCGCGTGTGACGATGGCCGGTCCCACGCGTGCAGTCGTCGCCGACGACTCCCATTTCATGCGAAGCGTCATCTCCGATATCTTGGCGGAGGGGGGAATCGACGTCGTCGCACAGGCGAAAAACGGCCGTGAGGCCGTCGATGCGGTCGTCGAGCACGAACCGGACGTGGTGACGATGGACGTCGAGATGCCCGAGATGAACGGCATCGAGGCCACAGAACGCATCATGGCCGAGCGACCGACGCCCGTCCTGATGCTGTCGGCGCATACGGACGAGAACGCCGACGTGACCTTCGAGGCGCTGGATAAGGGGGCGGTCGACTTCTTCACCAAACCCGGCGGGGAGGTGTCGATGGAGATGTCCCGGCTGAAGGACCAACTCGTCGACATCGTCGTCTCCGTCGCCAGCGTGGAGGTCGGTGGGCGAACCCGTCGACCGCGGCGGCCGACGCAGGGCGGTGGCGGCGCGTCGACCGTCGAATCGGCGTCGTACGCGACCAATCCGACGCTGGTTATCGGGTCGTCGACCGGCGGCCCGAAGATGGTCGAGCAAGTGCTGTCGGACCTGCCCTCCTCGGCGGACCTCCGAATCCTCGTCGTCCAGCACATGCCCGAGGGCTTTACGGGGCGATTCGCCGAGCGTATCGACGCGCGGAGCGGGTACGACGTGCGAGAAGCGACTGACGGGGCGCGAATCGGTGGCGGCGAGGCCCTCGTCGCCGCCGGTGACTACCACATGGAGATAAAGAACTACCGGAACGGTCGACTGCGGGTGAAACTGACCCAGGACGAACCGGTCAACAGTGTCCGGCCCGCGGTCGACGTGACGATGGAAACGGCGGCCGACGTTATCGACGACACCCTCGTCGGCGTCATCCTCACCGGGATGGGCGAGGACGGTGCGGACGGCATCCGCCGCATCAAGGCGGCCGGTGGCCGGACTATCGCACAGGACGAAGCCACGTCGGCCGTCTACGGGATGCCCAAGCGGGCGGTCGAGACGGGTTGTGTCGACAGCGTGCTTCCCATCGACGACATCGCGAGCGGTATCTTGGACACGATTCGGACTGAGGTGACCTCATAATGGACGACCAGTATCTCGACGCATTCATCCGTGAGAGCGAGGAGGCGATTACCGAACTGAACAATTCACTGCTGGACTTGGAGTCGGATCCGTCCGACCAGGCGGCGATGGACTCCATCTTCCGGACCGCCCACACGCTGAAGGGGAACTTCGGCGCGATGGGGTTCGACGACGCGGCGAACCTCGCACACGCGATGGAGGACTTGCTGGACGCGATGCGGCAAGGCGAGATGGCGGTGTCGTCGGACGTGATGGACCTCGTCTTCGCCGGTGTCGACCAGATAGAGGTCATCGTCAACGAGATAGAGGACGACGGCGAGTCACACACCCAGACCGACCAGATGGTCGCCGAGTTACGAACGGTGTTAGAGGAAGGGGCCGACGCCGCGGTGGATGCCGAGAGCGGCGACCCGGCGGCGACAGCGGCGGCGGAAACCGGGGCCGCGACGGTTGACGCGGATATCGACCCGAACGCGGCCGACGGCCGCGTGGTTCACGCGACCGTCAGCGTCGGCGAGTCGGACATGCTCGGCGTCGACGCGATGCTGGCGCTCGACGCGGTCGAAGACGTGTTCGACATCCTCGAGATGGCCCCCGAACGGGCGGCCATCGAAGACGGCGAGTTCGAGGCGACGTTCGACCTGTACCTCGACGCCCCGGACGCCGCGACCGTCGACGCGGAACTCGGTTCCATCGGGAAAATCGAGTCCTTCGAGGCGAGGGACGTGACCGATGCGCTGGCGACGGCCGACGCCGGGAGCGCCGTCGGTGGCGGGAACGCCGTCTCGGGGTCGGCGGCCAACGAGGAGGAACACAGCGTCGACGAAATCAAATCGGTGCGGGTCGACGTTGACCAACTCGACGACCTGCACGGACTGGTCGAGCAGTTGGTGACGAGTCGCATCAAACTGCGCCGCTCGGTCGAACAGGACGACCTCGATTCGGCGGGCGAGACGCTGAACGAACTGGACAAGATTACGGCCAACCTCCAGAACACGGTGATGGACATGCGGCTCATCCCGCTGAAGAAAGTCGTCGGGAAGTTCCCGCGACTGGTCCGTGACCTCGCACGGGAACTGGACAAGGACATCGAGTTCGAAATCGAGGGCGAGGACATCGAACTCGACCGGACCATCCTCACCGAGATTTCGGACCCGCTGATGCACATTCTGCGGAACTCGGTCGACCACGGCATCGAGCACCCCGCCGACCGGGAGGCCGCCGGAAAGCCCGCGACGGGTCACATCACCCTGCGGGCCTCCCGAGAGCGCGACCACGTCATCATCGAAGTCGAAGACGACGGGGCCGGTCTCGACGTGACTGGCATCAAACAGAAGGCCATCGAGAAGGGCGTCCGCTCGCCCGAGGAACTGGAGGCGATGGACGACTCCTCGATTTACGACCTCATCTTCCACCCCGGGTTCTCGACGGCCGACGAGGTGACCGACACCAGCGGTCGCGGCGTCGGGATGGACGTGGTCCACGACACCGTCACGCAACTGGACGGGTCGGTCAACGTCGACTCGACGGAAGGCGAGGGGACCACCGTCGCGCTCCGCCTGCCGGTGACGATGGCCATCGTGAAGGTGCTGTTCGTCGAGGTGGGCGACGAGGAGTACGGCGTCCCCATCAAGAACGTCGACGAGATTACCGCGACGGAGGCGGTCAAACAGGTCAACGGGAAGGAGGTCATCAAGCACAACGACGACATCTACCCGGTCATCCACCTGGACGACACCTTCGACGTACCCGGCGAGACGGCCAACGGGGACGGGATGCTCGTCCGCATCCGGGAATCCGAGCGACAGGTGGCGCTGCACTGTGACTCCGTCAACAGTCAGGAGGAAGTCGTCGTCAAACCGCTGGAGGGCATCCTCTCGGGGACGCCCGGTCTTTCGGGGACGGCGGTGCTCGGCGACGGCAATATCGTCCACATCCTCGACGTGGTGACCCTATGAACAGCGCCGAACAGCGGCAGTTCGACCAGTTGCTCGCGTTCATCGAATCGGAGATGGACTTCGAGTCGGGCTTTTACAACGACTCGTACCTGGACCGACGCATCACCGCGCGGATGCGCCGGACCGACACCGACAGTTACCGCGCGTACAAGCGGTTGCTCGAACACGACGAGGACGGCGAGCGAGAAGCCTTGCTGGACTCGCTCTCGATAAACGTCACCGGGTTCTTCCGGAACCCCGACGCGTGGGAGCAACTCCGGCCGGTCCTTCGGGACCTGACCGCGAACAACCGCCGCGTGAAGATTTGGTCGGCCCCGAGCGCCGACGGGCGTGAGCCCTACTCGGCGGCGATGCTGGCCCACGACGACCCAGATATCGACGAGCGTCGCATCGAGATTACCGGGACCGACATCAACGCCGACATCCTGCGGGAAGCGCGGAACGCGACCTACGAGACCTCCCAGACGACCGATATCGCGGAGGAACTGGCACCGCTCCAGGACTACTCGGAGTACGTCGAGACGGACGGCAACACCTTCACCGTCAAGGACCGCGTCACGGACATGGTCTCCTTCCAGCAACACGACCTCATCCGCGGCGACCCCAAGCGGGACTTCGACCTGGTGTTCTGTCGGAACCTACTCATCTACATCGACGCCGAGTTCAAGGTCCCCATCTTCGAGACGATTCGGAACTCGCTCCGGGAGGGCGGCTACCTCATGATAGGGATGACCGAGACGCTCCCGGCGGAGTGTCGGGACGCCTTCGAAGCGGTGGACAAACAGCACCGCATCTACCGCCGGGTATGAGCCTCTACGAACTCGAACGGGACGGGGAGGTGCAGGAACTCATCCGCGTCCTGCGCGAGAGCGACAACGAACGCGTCCAGGCCCGGGCCGCCGAACTCCTCGGGAACTTCGCGGACCACGAGGACCGGCGCGACGTGGTCAGCGCCCTCGTCCAAGCCGCCCAGGGAGACAGCGCCGCCGTCACCGCCGCGGCCATCGACTCGCTGGACGAACTGGGCGGGGACGCCATCGAGCAACTCATCGGGAGCATGGCGGGCATCGAACTGGCGGACGACGCCGCCGACTGGGTGACCGCCAAGGCGTTCATGCGGGCCTTGGACGCCGACACGCCGGAGTTGCGGATGGCCGCCGCCAACGGGTTGGGTCGGCTGGAACAGGCCGACTCGATTCCAAAGCTCACCGAACGTTTCGCGGACTCCGACCCTCGCGTGCGGGCCAGAGCGGCCCGCTCGGCCGGAAAAATCGGGGATTCGCGGGCGACCAGTCCGCTCGAATCGCTGCTCACCGACCCGAAGGGGGCGGTGCGCCGCGAGGCCGCCGAGGCGCTGGGCAACATCGGGAACCGACAGGCGTTGCAGGCGCTGCTCCCGATGTACGAGGACGACAACGAACGCGTTCGCCGCGTCGCCGTCGACGCCTTCGGCAACTTC
This window encodes:
- a CDS encoding DUF7500 family protein translates to MARGSDEPNPEDGKILSPEELDIADDEHVTEIDEDRYVVSPDVRTDDAYGNQVDSDATPEPQPEPEPATPEFTDANVHRWLAEQMADSNGRYGFDVTAKFDGNVDQQQLVSNDIVTVFESFMLWYGRQIDGSTAVEDVLGILLSESNVPVKFPPGSFKAMVRSTGLAPDDSIADLVEHVEERDGAEF
- a CDS encoding archaellin/type IV pilin N-terminal domain-containing protein — protein: MVRKLRNDDDRGQVGIGTLIVFIAMVLVAAIAAGVLINTAGFLQSSAEETGQQSSDQVTNRLEVVSTVGTDIDNTNKQVDTVEITVKKAPGAANIDLGSTIAQWVDSSGSYDLVQGASANGAPNGTAYSVSTVQDDDSSITDSQVLNDPSDRATLTFSAVDLGSSGLGEGATATIQLNTQSGGTTTVRLVVPETLSGNSAVTL
- a CDS encoding archaellin/type IV pilin N-terminal domain-containing protein translates to MFRKLRNDDDRGQVGIGTLIVFIAMVLVAAIAAGVLINTAGFLQSSAEETGQQSSDQVTNRLEVVSTVGTDIDNTNKEVDTVEITVKKAPGAANIDLGSTIAQWVDSSGSYDLVQGASANGAPNGTAYSVSTVQDDDSSITDSQVLNDPSDRATLTFSAVDLGSSGLGEGATATIQLNTQSGGTTTVRLVVPETLSGNSAVTL
- a CDS encoding DUF7521 family protein, which encodes MIELLYAISTLVFVVAGLTMVGMAMRAYVQTSRQAMLHLSLGFSLAVAGAAATMISAFINDFEGVKSLLLVNSGLTTFGYLFVMYSLVTYE
- a CDS encoding winged helix-turn-helix domain-containing protein, yielding MASADLLQTLGNKYSAEILDATDEPVSAQDLSDELGIPIATCYRRIDELTEHDLLELHDNILSDDRRRIKVYRRNVDEVRVDFEDDLTVHVEERSEVTNKLDEAWRTLSDG
- a CDS encoding ATPase domain-containing protein yields the protein MIELTKTGIDGLDDILNGGIVKNSTTLISGNPGAGKSILCLQYIYNGVEMFDESGIYLSFEENESDLRQAAESIGFDKWPEYVDNGDIKVYDKQVLLRENDFSSSLDLLLDDLEDESYDRLVLDSLAMFNLFFEDETEKRTYLLKFTDILRSNGLTTLMTNEQGAVFPDTEIGLENYLTDGNIYLIQTPTDSGVSRYVWVAKMRKQNIETDIYPMEIDWGGIQVHQNASAFSMMSEEESPI
- a CDS encoding chemotaxis protein CheW gives rise to the protein MSAQSATTGQVLEFKLGEETYCVSIDYVTEIVDIGDLTQVPNAPPHVEGVMDLRGRTTSIVNPKVVFGIDDDSEGKRIIVFDPDIVRDQGAAGWLVDEVFQVVQISPEQVDQSPGNDTGSIRGVVKRDDDFVIWVDPAIVHSHG
- a CDS encoding protein-glutamate methylesterase/protein-glutamine glutaminase, producing the protein MAGPTRAVVADDSHFMRSVISDILAEGGIDVVAQAKNGREAVDAVVEHEPDVVTMDVEMPEMNGIEATERIMAERPTPVLMLSAHTDENADVTFEALDKGAVDFFTKPGGEVSMEMSRLKDQLVDIVVSVASVEVGGRTRRPRRPTQGGGGASTVESASYATNPTLVIGSSTGGPKMVEQVLSDLPSSADLRILVVQHMPEGFTGRFAERIDARSGYDVREATDGARIGGGEALVAAGDYHMEIKNYRNGRLRVKLTQDEPVNSVRPAVDVTMETAADVIDDTLVGVILTGMGEDGADGIRRIKAAGGRTIAQDEATSAVYGMPKRAVETGCVDSVLPIDDIASGILDTIRTEVTS
- the cheA gene encoding chemotaxis protein CheA encodes the protein MDDQYLDAFIRESEEAITELNNSLLDLESDPSDQAAMDSIFRTAHTLKGNFGAMGFDDAANLAHAMEDLLDAMRQGEMAVSSDVMDLVFAGVDQIEVIVNEIEDDGESHTQTDQMVAELRTVLEEGADAAVDAESGDPAATAAAETGAATVDADIDPNAADGRVVHATVSVGESDMLGVDAMLALDAVEDVFDILEMAPERAAIEDGEFEATFDLYLDAPDAATVDAELGSIGKIESFEARDVTDALATADAGSAVGGGNAVSGSAANEEEHSVDEIKSVRVDVDQLDDLHGLVEQLVTSRIKLRRSVEQDDLDSAGETLNELDKITANLQNTVMDMRLIPLKKVVGKFPRLVRDLARELDKDIEFEIEGEDIELDRTILTEISDPLMHILRNSVDHGIEHPADREAAGKPATGHITLRASRERDHVIIEVEDDGAGLDVTGIKQKAIEKGVRSPEELEAMDDSSIYDLIFHPGFSTADEVTDTSGRGVGMDVVHDTVTQLDGSVNVDSTEGEGTTVALRLPVTMAIVKVLFVEVGDEEYGVPIKNVDEITATEAVKQVNGKEVIKHNDDIYPVIHLDDTFDVPGETANGDGMLVRIRESERQVALHCDSVNSQEEVVVKPLEGILSGTPGLSGTAVLGDGNIVHILDVVTL
- a CDS encoding CheR family methyltransferase encodes the protein MNSAEQRQFDQLLAFIESEMDFESGFYNDSYLDRRITARMRRTDTDSYRAYKRLLEHDEDGEREALLDSLSINVTGFFRNPDAWEQLRPVLRDLTANNRRVKIWSAPSADGREPYSAAMLAHDDPDIDERRIEITGTDINADILREARNATYETSQTTDIAEELAPLQDYSEYVETDGNTFTVKDRVTDMVSFQQHDLIRGDPKRDFDLVFCRNLLIYIDAEFKVPIFETIRNSLREGGYLMIGMTETLPAECRDAFEAVDKQHRIYRRV
- a CDS encoding HEAT repeat domain-containing protein, encoding MSLYELERDGEVQELIRVLRESDNERVQARAAELLGNFADHEDRRDVVSALVQAAQGDSAAVTAAAIDSLDELGGDAIEQLIGSMAGIELADDAADWVTAKAFMRALDADTPELRMAAANGLGRLEQADSIPKLTERFADSDPRVRARAARSAGKIGDSRATSPLESLLTDPKGAVRREAAEALGNIGNRQALQALLPMYEDDNERVRRVAVDAFGNFENGRPVDYLVEALGDESAAVRRTAVYSLIQLLSNVPTDQSHDIRETIVEKLSNTEDRSVVVPLVEILEESTQAAQRRNTAWLLGRVTSEQERSRVIDALVTALSDEGQMLRQFAATSLAELGDDDNMVERRLLTLVEDAGVDPNVRGQAIFTLGKVGGERSRKVLDKLIDETEHDVVRKKAFSAISKLGGRG